A stretch of the Aphis gossypii isolate Hap1 chromosome 2, ASM2018417v2, whole genome shotgun sequence genome encodes the following:
- the LOC114125450 gene encoding esterase E4-like — MTRQTWFIVAYVCLTSAAICCALTSSSAPLPRVRVESGELSGSIDHTAVTGRPLYAFLGIPYASPPVYKNRFKEPQPVKPWVGVWNATIPGSNCIGLDHAKFKVVGSEDCLYLNVYTPKLPQEGLIPGGLMNVIVYIHGGAFQFGAGIGYGPHYLLDSEDIVYVSINYRLGPLGFASTGDDVLPGNNGLKDQVAALKWIQRNIAAFGGNPGSVTIAGMSAGGASVHYHVLSPMSQGLFNRGIAESGSAFCNWAITENTIQKTKELAESLGCPTYYSKDTIKCLRSRPALAIANSLKNFLPWKYNPFSPFGPTVETIGTDRFLTDLPENLPAQDVPLLLSFTQEDGLYPAAELVSHEETLVEMESKWNEILPFVLDYNNTISDESLRLEIAQKIKTFYFGNNTVSTKTKNEVVEMLSDRLFKEPVARAAKHLASINTSPVYFYEFGYRGKYSLSDKYSKTGPSQEFGVSHGDDTMYVIKTEYGDPHDNVEDAKLIPIMVKIWSSFAKTGVPDVGNSTVWSPVSKNPTDPLKLVKITQNQTLEPQEYLNPGNHIFWSTLPLTEFPGVNLPENIKHTEL, encoded by the exons ATGACCAGACAGACGTGGTTTATCGTCGCGTACGTTTGTCTAACGTCCGCGGCGATCTGCTGCGCGTTGACGTCGTCGTCAGCGCCACTGCCCAGAGTAAGGGTCGAATCCGGTGAACTTTCCGGCAGCATAGACCACACGGCCGTCACCGGCCGACCGCTGTACGCTTTCCTGGGCATACCGTACGCCAGTCCACCGGTCTACAAAAACCGTTTCAAG gAACCACAACCAGTAAAACCATGGGTGGGTGTGTGGAACGCCACAATACCCGGCAGTAATTGCATAGGACTAGACCATGCAAAATTCAAAGTAGTCGGAAGTGAAGATTGCCTGTATCTCAATGTTTATACTCCAAAA TTACCTCAAGAAGGGCTTATACCCGGCGGTCTGATGAACGTGATCGTGTACATCCACGGCGGCGCGTTCCAGTTCGGCGCGGGCATCGGTTATGGTCCACACTATCTTTTGGACAGCGAAGATATCGTTTACGTATCGATCAACTACCGATTAGGACCTTTGGGATTCGCGAGCACCGGAGATGACGTATTGCCAGGAAACAACGGCCTCAAGGATCAGGTGGCAGCTCTTAAGTGGATCCAGCGCAACATCGCTGCGTTTGGTGGCAACCCCGGTTCAGTGACCATCGCCGGCATGTCGGCCGGCGGGGCTAGTGTACATTACCACGTTCTGTCACCCATGTCGCAGG GTTTATTTAATCGAGGAATCGCTGAAAGTGGAAGTGCTTTTTGTAACTGGGCCATCACAGAAAACACTATTCAAAAGACCAAGGAATTAGCAGAGTCACTAGGATGTCCTACATACTACTCAAAGGACACAATTAAATGCCTTAGATCAAGACCAGCATTAGCCATTGCAAACTCCTTGAAAAATttctta CCGTGGAAGTACAATCCTTTTTCACCATTTGGACCAACTGTTGAAACAATCGGAACAGACCGATTTTTAACGGACTTACCAGAGAACTTACCAGCTCAAGATGTCCCGCTGTTGTTAAGCTTTACTCAAGAAGATGGCCTCTATCCAGCCGCTGAATTGGTATCACATGAAGAAACTCTGGTTGAAATGGAATCTAAATGGAACGAAATACTACCATTCGTATTGGACTACAATAACACAATTTCAGATGAATCTTTAAGACTAGAAATcgcacaaaaaataaaaacattttattttggaaaCAATACAGTAtctacaaaaactaaaaatgaagTTGTCGAA ATGCTTTCAGACAGATTGTTCAAAGAACCAGTAGCTAGAGCAGCCAAACATTTGGCTTCAATAAATACATCGCCAGTATACTTTTATGAATTTGGTTATAGGGGTAAATACTCACTTTCAGACAAATATTCCAAAACTGGACCCTCTCAAGAATTTG gaGTATCACACGGTGACGATACAATGTACGTTATAAAAACCGAATACGGAGATCCACACGACAATGTTGAAGACGCCAAATTAATTCCAATTATGGTGAAAATATGGTCATCATTCGCTAAGACTgg AGTTCCAGATGTAGGAAACTCAACAGTATGGTCACCAGTGTCAAAAAATCCTACAGAtccattaaaattagttaagatCACACAGAACCAAACATTAGAACCTCAAGAGTACTTAAATCCCGGAAACCATATATTCTGGAGCACGTTGCCACTAACCGAGTTCCCAGGCGTTAATTTGCCGGAAAATATAAAGCACACCGAATTATAA